A stretch of DNA from Chromatiales bacterium 21-64-14:
CTGCCATCGCGCTGACGACAGGCCCTGCCATACACCTGGGCCGGGCGCCCACCGGTTCTGGCGTCCATCGTGTATTCACGGCACCGGCCGTTGCGGGTCTCGTAGGTCTTGGTGGGTGTTACCGTGTACCGGCCGCCGGTATCCGGGATGCGCCAGCTTCCCGGCTGTCCGGTCCGGTTATTTCCGCCTGCTGCGCCCCACACCGGCCCGCAGCAGCCACCCCATCACCACACCTACCGCCAACAGCAGGAAGACCAGCAAGGCCCGGGACAACGACACCGTCCAGAAAAAGAGCCGGATGTCCACCACCGCAGTGTTCTGAACCACGAACACCAGTACCACGGTCACCAGGGCAAATACCAGCGCTAGCCGCGGATTCACCGGTGCGACCTCCGGATCACATTACCCGGGCGGCGGCCCGCGAAGGAACACGCCAGGAGCGGTGTCGGGACGGAGAAGTACGGCGTTCGGGGCCGGCACCCCGCTGCCACCTCACGTCGGCCGATCCCCGCAACCGACCACGGTTGGCCTGGGTACGGTGCCCGCACGCAAGCGGGGCGGGACATCATCCGGGCGTTGGGAACCACGGATAGACACCCGGCGGCGAAAGCGCGCGAAGACCGGGACCCCGGGAGTACGCGCGGCGGTCGCCGCATGGTCACTGGGTCGGACCCCGTGGCACGACCCGGCGGGGGAGGCTCGCTTTCAGGAAGGTCACGATGCGCGGGGCCTCCGCGCCAAGTGCCGATGTCGCCATCAAGGTCAACCCCGCGAAGGCCCAATTCCTGCACCGTTTCGTTGCCATCCCCCCCCCACCGACCACCGCGTACGGGAATCCCGAGGCCCCGCCGATGACCCGGAAAGCGTCCCGGGACGAGTTTGAAAAATACCGCAAAACCAGAGTAAGGTGTACCGTCAATTTCGCCTACGGGGACCCATCATGCAGATCGCCAAGCATAAGGTCGTGACCATCGAATACACCCTCACCGACGCCGCAGGCGAGGTGGTAGATACCTCCGATGGCCGCGAACCGTTCTCTTATATCCAAGGTACCAGCAGCGTCATCCCGGGTCTCGAAGCGGCACTGGAGGGGCACTCTACAGGCGATACCCTAAGCGTATCCATTCTGCCGGAGGACGGCTACGGTCTGCGCCAGGAAGCCCTAACGGCCACGGTGCCCAGGGAGCGGTTCGAATCTGACGGCAACCTGGAAGTGGGTATGCAGTTCCAGACCGAGGGCGAATCGGGGCTCCAGGTGGTCACCATCGTGGATCTGGACGAGGACAGCGTGACCGTGGATGCCAACCATCCCTTGGCCGGCGCCACTCTGAACTTCGACGTCGCGGTGGTGGATGTGCGCGACGCCAGCCCCGAGGAACTGAGCCACGGTCACGTCCACGGCCCCGAGGGACACGCGCACTGAAGCCGCGGCCTGCTGCCCCCGCGCTGACTCCCCCGGCCGGAAACGCGGGCCGGGCCCTGGATAAAATATAACGTTTACGTTAACATCATAAAAACCGCCCGACGGGCGAGTCAGGATACTGCGCAATGCCAGCCAATCGGTCCAATTCCCGCACACCACGGGCCCGGAAGATCGGCGAGGTCGCCGCGGGACTGGGCACGACGGCCCGTACCCTGCGGTTCTACGAAGAACAAGGCTTGGTGCGTCCGGCGCGCAGTGCTCAAGGCACGCGCCGTTACTCGGACGCGGAAGTGGAGCGCTTTGCGGCGATCCTGGACCTCGCCCGCCTCGGGATCCCCCTCAAGACGATCAGGGTACTGGCCCACGCCCGGCCCGGGAGCGCCAGCGGCGACGATGCCAGCCGGGAGGTCAGTGCCCAGCTCGCGGCCCTGGACCAGGCAGTCAAGGATATTCAACAGCGCTGCGGGCAACTGCGCCAACACATCCAACGGGCAGACCGGCTGGTACGCCGTTGCTTCGACTGCCCCAACCCACCGTCCCAACAGGGTTGCCCAAAGTGCCCGGTGGCCGAAAACCTGCACACCGTCCCTTTGCTGGCGTTGATCTGGGACCCGGGCACCGGGCGCCACGGTCTCGGCCCCTGAACGGTGCGAACGATGCGCACCCCCTCCCATGCGCCGCACACGCCACCGGTCCCGGTAGCAGTCACCTATCGCACGCAATGGCGCGACGGGTTCGGTGCGCGGGGCTGGAAGCTGGATGTCACGGTGGACGATCCCGAAGTTATCGCCAGCACCGCCTACACCGGAGAACGCATCCCCACCTCGGTGCTGGTCCACGACCTGCTGGACCACCATCTGTGCGGCTTTCCCATCAGCGGCCACCGCTGCGAGGCCATGGCGTTGGTGCAACTCGCGCTGCGCACCGGCTCCGACCCGCGCACCGACTATCGGCAGATGACCGACGAGGATATCCTGCACGGGCGGGTGAACGGCGAGCGGTTGGAGGATTTCCTGCCGCCCGCGCTGCGCTGCCAGTTGCCATCGGGAAAACTGCCCGACCGCGAACGCATGCAGCGCCTGGTGCAACGCCTCGGATACGAGGCCGTGCGCGAGGCCATCGTGGATCGGTTTCTGGAACTCGGGCGCCGCGGGATGGAATCCGCACGCCGCACCTGGGAAGAGTACGGTCTGGATTACGGCCGTCGCCCGGCGATCGGCCTGTGCCTGCAGGGACTGCTGGAACAGGCCGACCACGCGGTATTGGAACGCGCTGTGACCGAGGCGCGGGGCCTGTTTTTCGTCGGTAACGAACACTGCGCCTTGTTGTTGGCGGATCCCGCGCGCCGGGAATTCAAGGCGCTCGTGAACCACCGCAGTGCCCTCACGCCTTGCGATAGATCTCCCCACCCTGCTCGGTGAATTCCCGGGCCTTTTCCTCCATGCCGGCCTCGAGCGCGCGCTCCACGTTGCCGATGCCCTTGCCCTTGGCGTATTCGCGCACGTCCTGGGTGATCTTCATGGAACAGAAGTGCGGACCGCACATGGAGCAGAAATGTGCGACCTTGTGGGCGTCCTTGGGCAACGTTTCGTCGTGGAATTCCTGCGCCTTCTCGGGGTCCAGGCTGAGATTAAACTGATCCTCCCAACGGAACTCGAAACGTGCCTTGGACAGGGCGTTGTCGCGGATCTGCGCACCGGGATGGCCCTTGCCCAGGTCAGCGGCGTGGGCGGCAATCTTGTAGGTGATAATGCCTTCGCGCACGTCGTGCTTGTTGGGCAGACCCAGATGCTCCTTGGGAGTCACGTAACACAGCATCGCGGTGCCATACCAGCCGATCATGGCGGCGCCGATGGCAGACGTGATGTGGTCGTAGCCCGGAGCGATATCGGTGGTGAGCGGGCCCAGGGTATAGAAGGGGGCCTCGAAGCAGTGCTGTAGTTCCTGTTCCATGTTCTCTTTGATGAGCTGCACGGGCACATGGCCGGGGCCCTCTATCATGACCTGGCAGTCGTGCTCCCAGGCCACCCGGGTAAGCTCGCCCAGGGTGTGCAGTTCCGCGAACTGCGCCGCGTCGTTTGCATCCGCGATAGAACCCGGACGCAGGCCATCTCCCAGCGAGAAGGAGACGTCATATGCCTTCATGATCTCGCAAATCTCTTCAAAACGCGTATACAGGAAACTCTCGCGATGGTGCGCCAAACACCACTTCGCCATGATGGAACCGCCGCGCGAGACGATGCCCGTCACCCGCTGCGCGGTCAGCGGGATGTGCGCGAGGCGCACGCCCGCGTGGATGGTGAAGTAATCCACCCCCTGCTCGGCCTGTTCGATGAGGGTATCGCGGTAGATCTCCCAGGTGAGCTCCTCGGCCTTTCCATCCACCTTCTCCAGCGCCTGGTAGATCGGAACCGTGCCGATGGGTACCGGCGAGTTGCGGATTATCCATTCCCGGGTCTCGTGTATGTTCCGTCCGGTCGAAAGATCCATGACGGTATCAGCACCCCACCGGGTCGACCAGATCATCTTCTCCACTTCCTCCTCGATGGAGGAACTGACTGCGGAGTTGCCGATGTTCGCGTTGATCTTGACCAGGAAGTTGCGCCCGATGACCATGGGCTCCAGTTCCGGGTGATTGATGTTGGCCGGAATGATCGCGCGGCCCGCCGCCACCTCCTGGCGCACGAACTCAGGGGTGATGCACGGCGGGATGCGGGCACCGAAGCCCTGCCCCGGGTGTTGGCGCGCCAGGGCCGAGTCGCGCAGTTCTTCGCTACGCTGGTTCTCGCGGATCGCGATGAACTCCATTTCAGGCGTGATAAGACCACGCTTTGCATAGTGCATCTGGGTCACATTGGCACTGGTCCGCGCGCGACGTGGCACGCGCAAGTGCTCGAAACGGAAGGAGGCCAGCTTCGGGTCCACCGAACGCCGGCGTCCATATTCGGAACTAGGCCCAGTCAGCGCCTCAGTGTCGCCGCGTTCGCGGAGCCACGGTGCGCGGACCGCCTCCAAGCCACGGCGCAGGTCGATCACCACCTCCGGATCCGTATAGGGCCCCGAGGTGTCATACACGGTGATCGCGGGGTTGGGCTCCGCACCGAAGTCCGCCGGAGTGGCGGATTGGGAGACCTCGCGCATAGGCACCCGCAGATCGGGCCGACTGCCCGCCACATAGACCTTGCGCGAGTTGGGAAACGGACGCACCGCGTCCTCAAGGACCTGCGCCGCCCGTTGGATGAATTCGTCTGGTATCGCGCTCATGGCCATATTCCCCGGTATGGACCTGACGGCGGAATCGGCGGCGCGGGGACGGGCTGAGGCTGGATCAGCTTCCCTGCG
This window harbors:
- a CDS encoding peptidylprolyl isomerase; amino-acid sequence: MQIAKHKVVTIEYTLTDAAGEVVDTSDGREPFSYIQGTSSVIPGLEAALEGHSTGDTLSVSILPEDGYGLRQEALTATVPRERFESDGNLEVGMQFQTEGESGLQVVTIVDLDEDSVTVDANHPLAGATLNFDVAVVDVRDASPEELSHGHVHGPEGHAH
- a CDS encoding phosphomethylpyrimidine synthase ThiC (catalyzes the formation of 4-amino-2-methyl-5-phosphomethylpyrimidine from 5-amino-1-(5-phospho-D-ribosyl)imidazole and S-adenosyl-L-methionine in thiamine biosynthesis) — translated: MSAIPDEFIQRAAQVLEDAVRPFPNSRKVYVAGSRPDLRVPMREVSQSATPADFGAEPNPAITVYDTSGPYTDPEVVIDLRRGLEAVRAPWLRERGDTEALTGPSSEYGRRRSVDPKLASFRFEHLRVPRRARTSANVTQMHYAKRGLITPEMEFIAIRENQRSEELRDSALARQHPGQGFGARIPPCITPEFVRQEVAAGRAIIPANINHPELEPMVIGRNFLVKINANIGNSAVSSSIEEEVEKMIWSTRWGADTVMDLSTGRNIHETREWIIRNSPVPIGTVPIYQALEKVDGKAEELTWEIYRDTLIEQAEQGVDYFTIHAGVRLAHIPLTAQRVTGIVSRGGSIMAKWCLAHHRESFLYTRFEEICEIMKAYDVSFSLGDGLRPGSIADANDAAQFAELHTLGELTRVAWEHDCQVMIEGPGHVPVQLIKENMEQELQHCFEAPFYTLGPLTTDIAPGYDHITSAIGAAMIGWYGTAMLCYVTPKEHLGLPNKHDVREGIITYKIAAHAADLGKGHPGAQIRDNALSKARFEFRWEDQFNLSLDPEKAQEFHDETLPKDAHKVAHFCSMCGPHFCSMKITQDVREYAKGKGIGNVERALEAGMEEKAREFTEQGGEIYRKA